Part of the Bombus huntii isolate Logan2020A chromosome 10, iyBomHunt1.1, whole genome shotgun sequence genome, AAACTACGAAATAccatacttttatttttcatcgtgCTGACTAAACACGCAGTCCATCTATACGTAGATTCCTAATCGTGTACAATTGTCGTGTGTCCTGCGTGGATTTGACGCGCGATTCGCCGAACCAGACGTGCGAATTAACGGCCGTGGTTGGCGTTGAAACGTGACTTCGGATGGGCGGGCGCGTTCACGGACGCTTACGGTCATCAACGACAAAGGCTTGGTCGCGACGCGGCGCATCCCGGTGCATCGGTGCTTATCGCTCCACCACATACCGCGTGTAATTAGCGGTATACGCGAGGTTATGGAAATTCTATGACTCAAAAGCTTACGACTTGacgaattttataaatagaataCGCGAAACCGACTATGCGACAGCGAGCTATCGGCGGACGGTTATCGTACGCCGAATAAAATTTGCTCATTTCCGGTGAATGGAGAACGCTGTGACGTTGAAGAGCTGGAAGATGAAGCTGACGTTAGATCGTGTGCATTTCACTGACGATTTCATGGTTTTCGCGCTTCGTGTACGAGCAGCAAAGAGCTGCGGGAAAGAGGCGAGTCGCGGCGAATAGTACGATGACGCGATGCACGATTAGACGCGTCCTTCGACTTACGTAACAGTGATTTTACACGCGCTCGGTTTCGTTGTTTACTCGCGTCATTCTGCTTTTCCTGGAATACGCGGTTTAATCCCTAACCGAGTCTCGTGACGAACGATCAATGAACCGATACGTCGCGAAAAGAGACTCGCATCTACTGTTAGCACGTTGCGTTTTGTCTCGACGTTACAGATCAGCTCCATGGAAAAGACGATTTAGAACGTTCACGAAATATCCGGACGAATGTGTCATCTAATCATCGTGTAAGTTTAAAGCCTAGGTAACTGATATCTGTTTCCAAGAAAATAgcaaacaagaaaaaaaaaagaaaaaaaaaaagaatggcGAAAGAATCGATTGCATGCCAAATGTCCCGCATTGCATTTGTAGAACCGATTTTGCTGGTAATCGTATAGGCACGTAATTGGCGAACGTATCTTGCACCCGCACTCCTTAACAATGGAGAAGATTTCTCCTGTTATTCTTTACACTTGTTGCTGTTCTGGTTGCAAGCGTTTTCGCAAGACGATCGTAAAACAAGAAAGATAAAGATGGCGAAAGAAGCGCAATGACTGATAAGAGGAAAAACAAGGATATATAAATTATGCTGTGTAGaagattaaatatatatttcacaaCGTGGAATGTAACATTTATAAGAAGTTTTAggaatttttatcttttttccaTCCTTCCGAACCAAGTGTAATGACAGCggttaaaaatttgttgtcgCTCactttattatacatataaactCTGTTATAACAATTAATAAATCGATCCTATCCGCATCGATTATCGAGAAACAGTTCTCGAACGTACGTCTGTTATTCGGGTCGTCACTGTCTTTTTCCCTGTTTGATATACCACGTTAGAAAAATTGACGGAGAAATCTTGTTTCCCTCGCACGCATATCAACACGCAAATTAAAGATTCCCATACAAAAACATTacgatgaaataaataataataataataaattgttttcgAAGCTTCTCCTCTTACGCGTCTTGCGCCCggaattttgtattttcctCTCTTCACACTAGAGCGTATTATCAACATATAATATGTATCTAAACATATTACGCAACAGTTAACTAAGATTAAATGAACGTAACAAACGAAATAAGTACACTTGCTCGTACAGTTTCATATCTTTGTCTCGATAAAGTtaaacaccattagatacaaacgtttaacaaacaaaaagaaaaaaggaagagataAAAGTAGAAAGAGAAAGTCTTAAATACCAAACGTTAGGACTTCTTTGACGACTCTAGCGTTAAAATCAAGAAGATAATGTCGACCAGCCTCTCGAGCCAAAATTATATCACGATACCACGCGAGACTCATGAACTGTTCGAGGTGATTTCGGTGAACAGGCGCAAAAGGGAATAAATAGAATCGACATTTCCGATCGCTTCGTTCAAAAAGGATGGCAAAATATTTGACTGCTGGACTTTGCTGAGCACTTCGTGAAGCCAGGGTAATAGTCGCGTCCTTATAAAGTCCCATACCAATTTTATTATAGCTTTTGCGATATGTTTGATTTTCTCACCAACAGAATCTCCGATCGAGCTTGTCGTTTCTTGCAAATAGCTTACCGGTAAATGTAGCAAGTTCGGCAAATCACTTATTAAATCTGATAGGCCATTCGACACGTTTGATCTTCGTCGTCTCTGATTAGAATTCTGACTGTTATTGAGCTGCGTTAAAGGGTTTTCGAGGAACGATTCGATGTTTTCGATCCACGAGAGAAACGTTGATCTGATCCTGGAGATGATCGAAAGGATAAACTTTATGATGTTGGTCGCCAGGTTGGCCGGAATATTAACAAGTCTCGATACGGTTTCTTCGATGAAGTCGGATGTAGAAGACTGCCGCGCGATGCGCTGCAACTTTGTATCAACCTCGTTGCTCGGGATAAGTCCAACTGGAACGTGATCCCGTTAATAAAATTGCACTACCCTTGAACACGTGCCTCTTGCGCAATCGAAGATTCACGTTAACGTTATTAGCAAAATTTCACGAGTCACGAGAGTTGCAAGTTACCGGTATTCGTAAACCATGAATAAAAGTGATAAGTGTGCTATGAGTAAAAAAGAGGAAAGTTTACGAGTAAAGTTAACGACGGTTACAAGCTATGTGATAAAAAGTTGGGAAATTGTAAAAGAGAAGTCTATAATTTATAGACGTAACGTAACACACATCTGTGACGCGATATGGAGCCTTGTAACTTGGCAATTTATCAACGTACCTAGTATCAGTAAATAGACAAAGTATATGCCGGATTACGAAATTCTCTTTCACAATTTTACGATTTCACACCGGtatttatacagggtggttggtaactggtggtacaagcggaaagggggtgattctacgcgaaaaaagaagtcgaaaatatagaataaaattttttaaaaatctacagtgagatccgttataacgagacgcgataaagtgcaggcgtaccgagcgaaaattcaaagtcgattttctcgaaaacaaagcctcgaacgaaaaattgttattctatattttcgtcttcttttttcgcgtagaatcaccccctttcagCTTGTACCGTTGGTTCcgcagttaccaaccaccctgtataaagaATTGCATCGAAAATGAATTACTCTCGAAGCAGGTTATCCGCGATTGTCAATGGGAGCGGAAAACAAGTCAAGACGATCGGTGGATAAATTCATTTACAAGAGCACGTATTCCAGCGATAGAATCAGAAAATTGAAAGTCAGCTTTAAAAGCGTCAACGTTGAAAAGCCGGGTGCCGCGTAACAAGCGTGAATACGAGCTAAGATTGATAAGAcagaataaataaacgaacgaataaagaAGTCTATCAATGTAAAAGTATGTAGTTGTTAATGGCCttaaacagagaaaaaaacGTATTCGCAATAGTTGTATTTAATTCGTAGTCCGATAGATGACACAAGATAACTCGTGACTCGTAAACTTTGcctttaatatttcattgtcAGACTTACTATTGCAATAGTAAGAgggaatttattaatactaatGTCTTGTAGCTACCGACTTATAAAGTTTCGGTAATGATAAGATATTATTCAATGGCGCAAGATTGTGTAGCAGcggatcgatcgatcgcaGCCGTTTTTTACCTTGATCGAGAGAAGAAACAGCAGGAGTAGTCCCGCACAGTGCGCAAAAGCACATCGACAACAGTAAGACGATCGTAACGGTGTTCATAGCGCAAGTTCGATGTGGATCACGGTTGTTGGAAACTTGGTCTCTGACTTTTGGTCGACCATCGGAATCGCGATCGGCTTATACCCTTTATCGACTTCCCAACACGGTCAAACTGTCATTTGACTCGTTATCGATGCTAATTTACAACCTTGCATGCTTTTTACGTGTCACGCGATGAAATCGCCTAACGGAAAATTGCGTCAgtcgaatatttttcagtaTTATTTATTGCTGTTTA contains:
- the LOC126870751 gene encoding uncharacterized protein LOC126870751; this translates as MNTVTIVLLLSMCFCALCGTTPAVSSLDQVGLIPSNEVDTKLQRIARQSSTSDFIEETVSRLVNIPANLATNIIKFILSIISRIRSTFLSWIENIESFLENPLTQLNNSQNSNQRRRRSNVSNGLSDLISDLPNLLHLPVSYLQETTSSIGDSVGEKIKHIAKAIIKLVWDFIRTRLLPWLHEVLSKVQQSNILPSFLNEAIGNVDSIYSLLRLFTEITSNSS